In Streptomyces sp. RFCAC02, the following proteins share a genomic window:
- a CDS encoding GuaB3 family IMP dehydrogenase-related protein produces the protein MTEIEIGRGKRGRRAYAFDDIAVVPSRRTRDPKEVSIAWQIDAYRFELPFLAAPMDSVVSPATAIAIGELGGLGVLNLEGLWTRYEDPAPLLAEIAELPEESAGRRMQEIYAAPIQEELIFRRIREVRESGVVTAAALSPQRTAQFSKAVLDAGVDIFVIRGTTVSAEHVSGAAEPLNLKQFIYELDVPVIVGGCATYTAALHLMRTGAAGVLVGFGGGAAHTTRNVLGIQVPMATAVADVAAARRDYLDESGGRYVHVIADGGVGWSGDLPKAVACGADAVMIGSPLARATDAPGRGHHWGMEAVHEDVPRGKKVHLGTVGTTKEILTGPSHTPDGSMNFFGALRRAMATTGYSELKEFQRVEVTVARSR, from the coding sequence GTGACTGAGATCGAGATCGGACGCGGGAAGCGCGGGCGGCGGGCCTACGCCTTCGACGACATCGCCGTGGTGCCCAGCCGGCGGACGCGCGACCCGAAGGAGGTCTCGATCGCCTGGCAGATCGACGCCTACCGGTTCGAGCTGCCGTTCCTGGCCGCCCCGATGGACTCCGTCGTCTCGCCGGCGACCGCGATCGCCATCGGCGAACTGGGCGGCCTCGGGGTGCTGAACCTCGAAGGGCTCTGGACGCGCTACGAGGACCCGGCCCCGCTGCTGGCCGAGATCGCCGAGCTGCCCGAGGAGAGCGCCGGGCGGCGCATGCAGGAGATCTACGCGGCGCCGATCCAGGAGGAGCTGATCTTCCGGCGCATCCGCGAGGTGCGCGAGTCGGGCGTCGTCACGGCCGCCGCGCTGTCGCCGCAGCGGACGGCGCAGTTCTCGAAGGCCGTGCTGGACGCGGGCGTGGACATCTTCGTGATCCGCGGCACCACGGTGTCGGCGGAGCACGTGTCCGGCGCCGCCGAGCCGCTGAACCTGAAGCAGTTCATCTACGAGCTGGACGTCCCCGTGATCGTCGGCGGCTGCGCCACGTACACGGCGGCGCTCCACCTGATGCGGACGGGCGCCGCCGGCGTGCTCGTCGGCTTCGGCGGCGGCGCGGCCCACACCACGCGCAACGTCCTCGGCATCCAGGTGCCGATGGCGACGGCGGTGGCCGATGTGGCCGCCGCCAGGCGCGACTACCTGGACGAGTCCGGCGGCCGGTACGTCCACGTCATCGCGGACGGCGGCGTGGGCTGGTCGGGCGACCTGCCGAAGGCCGTCGCGTGCGGCGCCGACGCCGTGATGATCGGGTCGCCGCTGGCCCGCGCGACCGACGCGCCCGGGCGCGGCCACCACTGGGGCATGGAGGCCGTCCACGAGGACGTGCCGCGCGGCAAGAAGGTGCACCTCGGGACCGTCGGCACCACGAAGGAGATCCTGACGGGTCCCTCGCACACGCCCGACGGGTCGATGAACTTCTTCGGCGCCCTGCGCCGCGCGATGGCGACGACGGGCTACTCCGAGCTGAAGGAGTTCCAGCGCGTCGAGGTGACGGTCGCGCGCTCGCGCTGA
- a CDS encoding succinic semialdehyde dehydrogenase, giving the protein MTTAPSDVSAHAARVVTPELVASLTRDVPGSGRTACHSPLTGARLAELPAVTEAETDAVFDRARAAQRTWAARSPRARAAVLLRFHDLLLRRQDEVLDLVQLETGKARLHAHEEVQAVCQAARHYGRTAPAHLRPRRHPGVVPLLTRVRELRHPKGVIGHISPWNYPLELSAGDALPALAAGNAVVMKPDTETALTALWARRLAVEAGLPSAVWQIVLGDGPVVGPWLVARADYVTFTGSTRTGREVARAAAGRLIGASLELGGKNALLVLADADIDRAAEGAVRACFSSAGQLCVSAERIHVHRDVADAFTDRLAARTRALRIGPALAYGTDLGSLASRAQFDAVRRHIDDALAHGATVVAGGRPRPDLGPYFHEPTILADVRPPMLVCEEETFGPVVSVHRFTDEDDAIERANSGPYGLNASVWSRDARRARRVAARLRTGTVNINEGYAAAYGSVRAPMGGMGDSGLGRRHGAEGLLKYTESQTVAQQRLVPLAPAFGLDDRRYAALLTRSLKALKTLRFR; this is encoded by the coding sequence ATGACGACAGCGCCGTCCGATGTCAGCGCCCACGCCGCCCGCGTGGTCACCCCGGAGCTCGTCGCCTCGCTGACCCGTGACGTGCCGGGCAGCGGGCGGACCGCGTGCCACAGTCCGCTGACCGGCGCCCGGCTCGCCGAGCTGCCCGCCGTCACCGAGGCGGAGACCGACGCGGTGTTCGACCGCGCACGGGCCGCACAGCGCACATGGGCGGCCCGCTCGCCCCGCGCACGGGCCGCCGTCCTGCTGCGCTTCCACGACCTGCTCCTGCGCAGGCAGGACGAGGTGCTCGACCTCGTGCAACTGGAGACCGGCAAGGCCCGCCTGCACGCCCACGAGGAGGTGCAGGCCGTCTGCCAGGCGGCCCGCCACTACGGCCGCACCGCCCCCGCGCACCTCCGGCCGCGCCGGCACCCAGGGGTCGTCCCGCTGCTGACCCGGGTCCGCGAACTGCGCCACCCGAAGGGCGTCATCGGCCACATCTCGCCGTGGAACTATCCGCTGGAGCTGTCGGCGGGGGACGCCCTGCCCGCCCTCGCCGCCGGCAACGCGGTCGTCATGAAGCCCGACACCGAGACGGCCCTCACCGCGCTGTGGGCGCGGCGCCTCGCCGTCGAGGCGGGGCTGCCGTCCGCCGTCTGGCAGATCGTGCTGGGCGACGGGCCGGTCGTCGGCCCCTGGCTCGTCGCGCGGGCCGACTACGTGACGTTCACCGGCTCGACCCGCACCGGACGGGAGGTCGCGCGCGCCGCCGCCGGCCGCCTGATCGGGGCGAGCCTGGAGCTGGGCGGCAAGAACGCGCTGCTCGTCCTCGCCGACGCCGACATCGACCGGGCCGCGGAGGGCGCGGTCCGGGCGTGCTTCTCCTCGGCCGGCCAGCTCTGCGTCTCCGCCGAGCGGATCCACGTCCACCGGGACGTCGCCGACGCCTTCACCGACCGCCTCGCCGCCCGCACCCGCGCCCTGCGCATCGGCCCGGCGCTCGCCTACGGCACGGACCTCGGATCGCTCGCCTCCCGCGCGCAGTTCGACGCCGTGCGCCGGCACATCGACGACGCGCTCGCGCACGGCGCCACGGTCGTGGCGGGTGGCCGGCCGCGCCCCGACCTCGGCCCGTACTTCCACGAGCCGACCATCCTGGCGGACGTGCGGCCACCGATGCTCGTGTGCGAGGAGGAGACGTTCGGCCCCGTCGTGTCCGTCCACCGCTTCACCGACGAGGACGACGCGATCGAGCGCGCGAACAGCGGCCCGTACGGCCTCAACGCCTCCGTCTGGTCCCGCGACGCCCGCCGCGCCCGCCGTGTCGCGGCCCGGCTGCGCACCGGCACCGTCAACATCAACGAGGGCTACGCCGCCGCGTACGGCTCCGTCCGTGCCCCTATGGGCGGCATGGGCGACTCCGGGCTCGGCCGCCGGCACGGCGCGGAGGGCCTTCTCAAGTACACCGAGTCACAGACCGTCGCCCAGCAGCGCCTGGTGCCGCTCGCGCCCGCGTTCGGACTCGACGACCGCCGGTACGCGGCGCTGCTGACCCGCTCCCTGAAGGCCCTCAAGACACTGAGGTTCCGCTGA
- a CDS encoding glycerol-3-phosphate dehydrogenase/oxidase, whose product MRTAALGPDQRAGALARMAESELDVLVVGGGVVGAGTALDAVTRGLSTGLVEARDWASGTSSRSSKLIHGGLRYLEMLDFGLVREALKERGLLLSRIAPHLVRPVPFLYPLKHRGWERLYAGSGVALYDAMSVSSGHGRGLPTHRHLSRSQALRVAPCLKKDTLVGALQYYDAQVDDARFVATLVRTAAGYGAHVANRARVTEFLREGERVVGVRIKDIELDGTYEVRARQVVNATGVWTDDTQGMIAERGQFHVRASKGIHLVVPKDRIHSTTGLILRTETSVLFVIPWGRHWIVGTTDTAWDLDKAHPAASSADIDYLLEHVNRVLAVPLTRDDVEGVYAGLRPLLAGESDATSKLSREHTVAHPVPGLVVVAGGKYTTYRVMAKDAVDAAVHGLDRRVAACCTEEVRLAGAEGYHALWNARAALASRAGLHVARVEHLLHRYGSMAEEVLDLVAADPVLGEPLPAADDYLKAEIVYACTHEGARHVEDVLTRRTRISIETFDRGTRSARLCAELMAGVLGWTPQQVEREVEHYEKRVEAERESQLQPDDRTADAARLGAPDTAPL is encoded by the coding sequence GTGAGGACTGCCGCACTGGGACCCGACCAGCGGGCCGGGGCGCTCGCCCGGATGGCCGAGAGCGAACTGGACGTGCTGGTCGTGGGCGGCGGTGTGGTCGGCGCCGGCACGGCGCTGGACGCCGTGACGCGCGGTCTCAGCACGGGCCTCGTGGAGGCGCGCGACTGGGCGTCGGGCACGTCGAGCCGCTCCAGCAAGCTGATCCACGGCGGGCTGCGCTACCTGGAGATGCTGGACTTCGGCCTGGTCCGCGAGGCGCTGAAGGAACGCGGCCTGCTGCTGAGCCGCATCGCGCCGCACCTCGTGCGCCCCGTCCCGTTCCTGTACCCGCTGAAGCACCGCGGGTGGGAGCGGCTGTACGCGGGCTCGGGCGTGGCGCTGTACGACGCGATGTCCGTCTCGTCGGGGCACGGGCGCGGGCTCCCGACGCACCGGCACCTGAGCAGGAGCCAGGCGCTGCGCGTCGCGCCGTGCCTGAAGAAGGACACGCTGGTCGGTGCCCTCCAGTACTACGACGCGCAGGTGGACGACGCCCGGTTCGTCGCGACGCTGGTCCGCACGGCCGCCGGGTACGGCGCGCACGTCGCGAACCGCGCCCGTGTCACGGAGTTCCTGCGCGAGGGTGAGCGCGTCGTCGGCGTGCGGATCAAGGACATCGAGCTGGACGGCACGTACGAGGTGCGCGCCCGGCAGGTCGTCAACGCGACCGGCGTCTGGACCGACGACACGCAGGGCATGATCGCCGAGCGCGGCCAGTTCCACGTGCGGGCGTCCAAGGGCATCCACCTCGTCGTGCCGAAGGACCGCATCCACTCCACGACCGGCCTGATCCTGCGGACCGAGACGAGCGTCCTGTTCGTGATCCCGTGGGGCAGGCACTGGATCGTCGGCACGACCGACACCGCCTGGGACCTCGACAAGGCGCACCCGGCGGCCTCCAGCGCGGACATCGACTACCTGCTGGAGCACGTCAACCGCGTGCTCGCCGTGCCGCTGACGCGCGACGACGTCGAGGGCGTCTACGCGGGGCTGCGGCCGCTGCTCGCCGGCGAGTCGGACGCCACGAGCAAGCTGTCCAGGGAGCACACGGTCGCCCACCCCGTCCCCGGGCTCGTGGTCGTCGCCGGCGGCAAGTACACGACGTACCGGGTGATGGCGAAGGACGCGGTGGACGCCGCCGTCCACGGGCTCGACCGGCGGGTCGCCGCCTGCTGCACCGAGGAGGTGCGCCTCGCGGGGGCCGAGGGCTACCACGCCCTGTGGAACGCGCGGGCCGCCCTCGCGTCGCGCGCCGGCCTGCACGTGGCGCGCGTGGAACACCTGCTCCACCGGTACGGCTCGATGGCCGAGGAGGTCCTCGACCTCGTCGCCGCCGACCCGGTGCTCGGCGAGCCGCTGCCGGCGGCCGACGACTACCTGAAGGCGGAGATCGTCTACGCCTGCACGCACGAGGGCGCACGGCACGTCGAGGACGTCCTGACCCGGCGGACGCGCATCAGCATCGAGACGTTCGACCGCGGCACGCGCAGCGCGCGGCTGTGCGCCGAGCTGATGGCGGGCGTCCTCGGCTGGACGCCGCAGCAGGTGGAGCGCGAGGTCGAGCACTACGAGAAGCGGGTCGAGGCGGAGCGCGAGTCCCAGCTCCAGCCCGACGACAGGACGGCGGACGCCGCGCGGCTCGGCGCTCCGGACACGGCACCCCTGTGA
- the shbA gene encoding RNA polymerase sigma factor ShbA, whose translation MRDDEATGIGTLVHRAAGGDAQATHDLLAHVHPLALRYCRTRLARLPGEARHFVDDLAQEVCLAVLCALPRYRDTGRPFDAFVVAIAHHKIADLQRAALRRPGSTAVPSDEMPERPDDSLGPEERALQSSDAEWARRLLANLPEHLRELVLLRVAIGLTAEETGEKLGMSPGAVRVAQHRALTRLRALAGR comes from the coding sequence ATGCGCGACGACGAGGCCACGGGGATAGGGACCCTCGTGCATCGTGCGGCCGGCGGCGACGCCCAGGCCACCCACGACCTGCTGGCCCATGTGCATCCGCTTGCCCTCCGCTACTGCAGGACGCGGCTCGCCCGCCTGCCCGGAGAGGCCCGCCACTTCGTGGACGACCTCGCGCAGGAGGTGTGCCTCGCGGTCCTGTGCGCCCTGCCGCGCTACCGCGACACCGGGCGGCCGTTCGACGCGTTCGTCGTGGCCATCGCCCACCACAAGATCGCGGATCTCCAGCGCGCGGCCCTGCGGCGTCCCGGCAGCACCGCCGTCCCCTCCGACGAGATGCCCGAGCGGCCCGACGACTCCCTCGGTCCCGAGGAGCGCGCCCTCCAGAGCAGCGACGCGGAGTGGGCGCGCCGCCTCCTCGCGAACCTCCCGGAGCACCTGCGCGAGCTGGTGCTGCTGCGGGTCGCGATCGGGCTCACCGCGGAGGAGACCGGGGAGAAGCTCGGCATGTCGCCGGGCGCGGTCCGGGTCGCGCAGCACCGTGCCCTGACGCGGCTGCGCGCGCTCGCCGGCCGCTGA
- a CDS encoding PGPGW domain-containing protein, which translates to MARHIRRAFALTVGGVLLLIGVALLVLPGPGMLLVLAGLVVLAREFPSVDRHIEPVRVRAVWASEESVSSPWRIAGSVLAALCLIGAGIVWGVVPGLPFEGWSVGSGLILSGIVLAVLLVWSYRQVRAKRESVLTHGGGDHDEH; encoded by the coding sequence ATGGCACGGCACATCAGACGCGCGTTCGCGCTGACGGTCGGTGGTGTCCTGCTGCTGATCGGCGTGGCGCTGCTCGTCCTGCCGGGGCCGGGGATGCTGCTGGTGCTGGCGGGGCTCGTCGTGCTGGCGCGCGAGTTCCCCAGCGTCGACCGTCACATCGAGCCGGTCCGGGTGCGGGCCGTGTGGGCGTCGGAGGAGAGCGTGTCGTCGCCCTGGCGGATCGCCGGGTCCGTGCTGGCCGCGCTGTGCCTGATCGGTGCCGGGATCGTGTGGGGCGTGGTGCCCGGCCTGCCGTTCGAGGGCTGGAGCGTCGGCTCGGGGCTGATCCTGTCGGGCATCGTGCTGGCGGTGCTGCTGGTGTGGAGCTACCGCCAGGTCCGCGCCAAGCGGGAGTCCGTCCTCACGCACGGCGGCGGCGACCACGACGAGCACTGA
- the guaB gene encoding IMP dehydrogenase, translating to MTGYAGEVPEKFATLGLTFDDVLLLPGAADLAPQDIDTSTRLSRNVRVNVPLLSAAMDRVTEARMAIAMARQGGAGVLHRNLSIAEQAAQVDRVKRSESGMVTDPITIRPDATLREADELCGRYRISGVPVTDAAGRLLGIVTNRDMAFESDRARAVREVMTPMPLVTGRVGISAEDAVELLRRHKIEKLPLVDEENRLRGLITVKDFVKAEKYPNAAKDAEGRLIVGAAVGVAGDAYERAQALIEAGVDFLVVDTAHGHSRLVPEMAAKIKSNHDRVDVIAGNVATRDGAQSLVDAGVDGIKVGVGPGSICTTRVVAGVGVPQVTAIHEASLAARAAGVPVIGDGGLQYSGDIAKALAAGADTVMLGSLLAGCEESPGELKFINGKQWKSYRGMGSLGAMQTRGDRRSYSKDRYFQDEIGEDDKLIPEGIEGQVPYRGPLASVVHQLVGGLHQSMYYLGCRTVPEVQENGRFVRITSAGLKESHPHDIQMTAEAPNYAGR from the coding sequence ATGACTGGTTACGCGGGTGAGGTACCGGAGAAGTTCGCGACGCTCGGGCTGACGTTCGACGATGTGCTGCTGCTGCCGGGCGCCGCCGATCTCGCCCCCCAGGACATCGACACCTCCACGCGGCTCTCGCGCAACGTCCGGGTGAACGTGCCGCTCCTCTCGGCCGCCATGGACCGGGTCACGGAGGCGCGGATGGCCATCGCCATGGCCCGGCAGGGCGGCGCCGGCGTCCTCCACCGCAACCTGTCGATCGCCGAGCAGGCGGCGCAGGTGGACCGGGTGAAGCGCTCCGAGTCCGGCATGGTCACCGACCCGATCACGATCCGTCCCGACGCGACGCTGCGCGAGGCCGACGAGCTGTGCGGCCGCTACCGCATCAGCGGCGTCCCGGTGACGGACGCGGCGGGCCGCCTGCTGGGCATCGTGACCAACCGCGACATGGCCTTCGAGTCGGACCGCGCCCGCGCCGTGCGCGAGGTCATGACGCCGATGCCGCTGGTCACCGGCCGGGTCGGGATCTCCGCCGAGGACGCGGTGGAGCTGCTGCGCCGCCACAAGATCGAGAAGCTGCCGCTGGTCGACGAGGAGAACCGGCTGCGGGGCCTGATCACCGTCAAGGACTTCGTCAAGGCCGAGAAGTACCCGAACGCCGCGAAGGACGCCGAGGGCCGGCTCATCGTCGGCGCCGCGGTCGGCGTCGCCGGTGACGCGTACGAGCGCGCGCAGGCGCTCATCGAGGCCGGTGTGGACTTCCTCGTCGTGGACACGGCGCACGGGCACTCGCGGCTCGTCCCGGAGATGGCCGCCAAGATCAAGTCGAACCACGACCGGGTCGACGTCATCGCCGGCAACGTCGCGACGCGCGATGGCGCCCAGAGCCTCGTGGACGCCGGTGTCGACGGCATCAAGGTCGGTGTCGGCCCCGGCTCGATCTGCACCACCCGGGTGGTCGCGGGCGTCGGCGTGCCGCAGGTGACGGCCATCCACGAGGCGTCCCTCGCCGCCCGCGCGGCCGGTGTCCCGGTGATCGGCGACGGCGGTCTCCAGTACAGCGGCGACATCGCGAAGGCCCTCGCGGCCGGCGCCGACACGGTGATGCTGGGCAGCCTCCTCGCGGGCTGCGAGGAGTCGCCGGGCGAGCTGAAGTTCATCAACGGCAAGCAGTGGAAGTCGTACCGCGGCATGGGGTCGCTCGGCGCCATGCAGACGCGCGGCGACCGGCGCTCGTACTCGAAGGACCGCTACTTCCAGGACGAGATCGGCGAGGACGACAAGCTGATCCCCGAGGGCATCGAGGGCCAGGTGCCCTACCGCGGCCCGCTCGCCTCCGTCGTGCACCAACTGGTCGGCGGCCTGCACCAGTCGATGTACTACCTCGGCTGCCGCACGGTTCCCGAGGTCCAGGAGAACGGCCGGTTCGTCCGCATCACGTCGGCCGGGCTGAAGGAGAGCCACCCGCACGACATCCAGATGACGGCCGAGGCCCCCAACTACGCCGGTCGGTGA
- a CDS encoding nucleotide sugar dehydrogenase, with product MPADLAVLCPGHLGLPAAQAATAAGIGTVGFTSDPRAAARLNAGRPPSDGSLSTGDLRRMLAAGFRATSDPAVLGRVRTALICAPTPPGHDHAPDLTALRAAASDLAPRLRPRTLVVLESAVTPGTTENVLRPLLEAGSGLRAGRDFHLAHAPARTDPDPAPAPRGTHHGAGPRVIGGLTSACTEAAAAFYGRLTDKVVRARGLAEAEAVKVLETNARHVGIALANEMAVLCHDLGIDLWDVVRCAETRPPGLQHLRPGPGVGGHTMPLLPPGRRLPLADLARQTNARMPAYVTRRAAALLNEHGKSARGARVLLLGVTARPDRPDEQGAPAHEIARRLLDLGAHLTYHDPFVTDWRVRGTPVPRADTFYEAAANADLTVLLQHHSTFDLQGLAAKAPLLLDTQGATPAGAAHRL from the coding sequence ATGCCCGCCGACCTCGCCGTTCTCTGCCCGGGGCACCTCGGACTGCCCGCCGCCCAGGCCGCCACCGCCGCCGGCATCGGCACCGTGGGCTTCACCTCCGATCCCCGCGCCGCCGCACGCCTCAACGCCGGCCGTCCGCCGTCGGACGGTTCCCTCTCCACCGGGGACCTGCGCCGCATGCTCGCCGCCGGCTTCCGCGCCACGAGCGACCCCGCCGTCCTCGGCCGGGTCCGCACCGCTCTGATCTGTGCCCCTACCCCGCCGGGCCACGATCACGCGCCCGACCTCACCGCCCTGCGCGCCGCCGCGTCCGACCTGGCCCCGCGCCTCCGCCCCCGCACGCTCGTCGTCCTCGAATCCGCCGTCACGCCCGGCACCACGGAGAACGTCCTGCGCCCCCTCCTCGAAGCGGGATCCGGGCTGCGTGCCGGCCGCGACTTCCACCTCGCGCACGCGCCCGCCCGCACCGACCCCGACCCCGCGCCCGCCCCCCGCGGCACCCACCACGGCGCGGGACCGCGCGTCATCGGCGGCCTGACCTCCGCCTGCACCGAGGCCGCCGCCGCGTTCTACGGACGGCTCACCGACAAGGTCGTACGCGCCCGGGGCCTCGCCGAGGCCGAGGCCGTGAAGGTCCTGGAGACGAACGCCCGCCACGTCGGCATCGCGCTCGCCAACGAGATGGCCGTGCTCTGCCACGACCTCGGCATCGACCTGTGGGACGTGGTCCGCTGCGCCGAGACCCGGCCGCCCGGCCTCCAGCACCTGCGCCCGGGACCGGGCGTCGGCGGACACACCATGCCGCTGCTCCCCCCGGGCCGCCGGCTCCCCCTCGCCGACCTGGCCCGCCAGACGAACGCCCGCATGCCCGCCTACGTCACCCGCCGCGCCGCCGCCCTCCTCAACGAGCACGGCAAGTCGGCGCGCGGCGCCCGCGTCCTGCTCCTCGGCGTGACCGCACGGCCCGACCGCCCGGACGAACAGGGCGCTCCCGCGCACGAGATCGCACGCCGCCTGCTGGACCTCGGGGCGCACCTCACGTACCACGACCCGTTCGTCACCGACTGGCGCGTGCGCGGCACCCCGGTGCCCCGGGCCGACACCTTCTACGAGGCGGCGGCGAACGCCGACCTGACGGTGCTGCTGCAGCACCACAGCACCTTCGACCTGCAGGGCCTCGCCGCCAAGGCGCCACTGCTCCTCGACACGCAGGGCGCCACACCCGCCGGCGCCGCGCACCGGCTCTGA
- a CDS encoding serine/threonine-protein kinase: MGQRSGDNEARDSAPDGGAGGDAAKGKSGDTVDDTPVDARTGASGGDAGDGTGGGRLLSGRYRLGSVVGRGGMGTVWRATDEVLGRTVAVKELRIAAGVDDAERRHMITRTLREAKAIAAIRSQSVVTIYDMVDEGDRPWIVMELVEGRSLADIIRRDGPMDPRDAARIGLAILDVLRAAHAAGIVHRDVKPSNVLVAEENGRVVLTDFGIAKVEGDPSVTSTGMLVGAPSYISPERAKGEQPGPPADMWSLGALLYCCVEGRPPYDEGGALATLAAVMHNPIRPPRRAGALAEVVTGLLVKDPATRLTEPQARVLLREALTAEPGDAADPTLVVPLTEPGAGSPAEGIGPAAPRPRRPADRATPPAPGVPLPAAAAGGPAARRRTLIIAAVVAAVLLAVIGTAIATMRGGGGDSADDADGQGGGATNGTSPEPGDDPTAEDESPAGEATDGGEDEPDEDEADENEDEPDENGEGEDPPATEPGDDEGTGSSDAPSGYEVVTNEDFHFSIAMPEDWEALRGAGQNSGMIYGSPDDSAYKLQVDFNGSPGDDAEQAWRDLEGAVSGNSTDYQLLGIQSVEWRDYPSVADWQFQRTESGTRVRVLDRGFVVDGDHGYAIMITCPDDAWDDTRCTTLRETAFDTFEPLGQ, encoded by the coding sequence ATGGGCCAACGCAGCGGGGACAACGAGGCACGGGACTCGGCGCCGGACGGCGGCGCCGGGGGCGACGCGGCCAAGGGGAAGAGCGGCGACACGGTCGACGACACCCCGGTGGACGCGCGGACCGGCGCGTCCGGCGGCGACGCCGGTGACGGCACCGGCGGCGGCCGCCTGCTGAGCGGCCGTTACCGCCTGGGCTCGGTCGTCGGCCGCGGCGGCATGGGCACGGTCTGGCGCGCCACCGACGAGGTGCTCGGGCGCACGGTCGCGGTGAAGGAGCTGCGCATAGCGGCCGGTGTGGACGACGCGGAGCGCCGCCACATGATCACCCGCACCCTGCGCGAGGCGAAGGCCATCGCCGCGATCCGCAGCCAGAGCGTCGTCACCATCTACGACATGGTCGACGAGGGCGACCGGCCGTGGATCGTCATGGAGCTGGTCGAGGGCCGCTCGCTGGCCGACATCATCCGCCGCGACGGCCCGATGGACCCGCGCGACGCCGCCAGGATCGGCCTGGCCATCCTCGACGTCCTGCGCGCCGCGCACGCCGCCGGCATCGTCCACCGCGACGTCAAGCCGTCCAACGTCCTGGTCGCCGAGGAGAACGGGCGCGTCGTCCTGACCGACTTCGGCATCGCCAAGGTCGAGGGCGACCCGTCCGTCACCTCCACCGGCATGCTCGTCGGCGCGCCCTCGTACATCTCGCCCGAGCGCGCCAAGGGCGAGCAGCCGGGGCCGCCCGCCGACATGTGGTCCCTGGGCGCGCTGCTCTACTGCTGCGTCGAGGGCCGCCCGCCGTACGACGAGGGCGGCGCGCTCGCCACGCTGGCCGCCGTCATGCACAACCCGATACGGCCCCCGCGCCGCGCCGGCGCGCTCGCCGAGGTCGTGACGGGCCTGCTCGTGAAGGACCCGGCGACCCGTCTGACGGAGCCGCAGGCCCGTGTCCTGCTGCGGGAGGCACTGACGGCCGAGCCGGGCGACGCGGCCGACCCGACGCTCGTCGTGCCCCTGACGGAGCCCGGGGCCGGGTCCCCGGCCGAGGGCATCGGCCCGGCGGCGCCGCGCCCCCGGCGCCCGGCCGACCGCGCCACGCCCCCGGCCCCCGGTGTCCCGCTGCCCGCCGCCGCGGCCGGCGGGCCGGCCGCGCGGCGGCGCACACTGATCATCGCGGCCGTGGTGGCGGCCGTGCTCCTCGCCGTCATCGGCACGGCCATCGCCACGATGCGCGGCGGTGGCGGCGACAGCGCGGACGACGCGGACGGTCAGGGCGGCGGCGCCACGAACGGCACGTCCCCCGAGCCGGGTGACGACCCGACGGCCGAGGACGAGTCCCCCGCCGGCGAGGCGACGGACGGCGGCGAGGACGAGCCCGACGAGGACGAGGCCGACGAGAACGAGGACGAGCCCGACGAGAACGGGGAGGGCGAGGACCCGCCCGCCACCGAGCCCGGGGACGACGAGGGCACCGGGTCGTCCGACGCCCCGTCCGGCTACGAGGTCGTCACCAACGAGGACTTCCACTTCAGCATCGCCATGCCGGAGGACTGGGAGGCGCTGCGCGGCGCCGGGCAGAACTCCGGGATGATCTACGGTTCGCCCGACGACAGCGCGTACAAGCTCCAGGTGGACTTCAACGGTTCACCCGGCGACGACGCCGAGCAGGCGTGGCGGGACCTGGAGGGCGCGGTCAGCGGCAACAGCACCGACTACCAGCTCCTCGGCATCCAGTCCGTCGAGTGGCGCGACTACCCGTCCGTCGCCGACTGGCAGTTCCAGCGCACCGAGAGCGGCACCAGGGTCCGCGTGCTCGACCGCGGTTTCGTCGTGGACGGCGACCACGGCTACGCGATCATGATCACCTGCCCCGACGACGCCTGGGACGACACCCGGTGCACGACGCTGCGGGAGACGGCCTTCGACACGTTCGAGCCACTCGGCCAATAG